Part of the Papio anubis isolate 15944 chromosome 6, Panubis1.0, whole genome shotgun sequence genome, TTCCAGGTTGTCCCTCAGTCACCTCGGAACGCACTTGAAGGGCCTCAGAGGAACTCAGGGGCGTGAAAGGAGCATATGGAAGTGACAATTTAGATGACCAAAgagggccaagcatggtggcttgtaatcccagcactttgggaggcctgtgatcccagtactttgggaggccaacgcacgaggatcacttgagcccagaagtacaagaccagcctggacaacatagtaagacccatcTCATAAATTAgacagacagatgatagataggtaggtaggtaggtaggtagatagacagataaCCAAAAGGATCTGTGGACCTGTAGATAGGGGAAAAATTGCTGCAGGGTCGTGGACTTggcacatgctgttccttctacCAGGGAATTTTCCTCAGATCCTCCTACAATTGTCTTGCCATTTGGATCTCAGTTTAAatgtccaagatcacaccactgcactccagcctgggtgacacagtaaaactttgtctcaaaaaaaaaaaaggaaagaaaaagaaaaatactgaggTATATCCCTATGGTTTAAATTAACAgacttggggccaggagtggtggctcatgcctgtaatcctaacactttgggatcCTAAcacaaggcgggaagatcactagagcccaggagttcgcgaccagcctggacaacatggtgaaaccctgtctctccaaaaataaaaaataaaatatcccaaaaatttgttaattatttttaaaaattttagcaggCTCATAGAACCATGATTACCCACAAAGTATTCCTCATACTGGAAAAACTTAAAATGCAAGATTGCTCTTtcagccatttctttctttttatttacagttTGTGTTCAATGCAAATCAATTCCATAACATAAGAATTTACTATGAATCAAAgcataaatacacaaacacaataTACAATCCAAAATAGATGTACAGCATTCTGGAACAAAGCAGAAGAGTGTTCATTCACACACACAGTAGCTTCAGATGTGTTCAATCTGTTTGTTTCCATGTAGTTTtctaaagatggaaaaaaatgactttggtCATCAAGACTACTGTGGCCATATTAGATTCCTGGAACATCTAAGCATCAGTGTGTGACCATGCGAACAAAAGACTTCGGGaagtgtctatttttaaaaaggtttctgTGTGTTGAGGCAGTTGTAAAATATTTACTGCAGAATCAAGCCCACTTTTAGGCTTAGGATCAGGTTCTAACTATCTAAAAATATTGACTGATAACAAAAAGTGTTCCAAATGTGGCTATTCTGATCCAtaactgtttaaagaaaaaaaagtatatacagaAAGAGTATAAAAGTTTTTGTGAATTTAATGCAAATTAGCTTCCAGTCTTCACTTCCCAAATACTTGATTTACGGTTTTGATTCCtttacatttttgcctttttaatttcaAGATTTGCAATTTTGCCTTCAAAAcagatcatttttttaaattgtaagaagtattcaacatatgcagatataaaaagcattttgacagctgggcgcgggggctcaagcctataatcccagcactttgggagaccaagccaggcggatcacctgaggtcaggagttcgaaaccagcctgggcaacatggtgaaaccctttctctagtaaaattacaaaaattagccaggcatggtggtaggtgcctgtaatcccagctacttgggaggctgaggcaggagaatcgcttgagcccaggaggcagagggtgcactgagctgagatcgcgccactgcactccagcctgggcgacaaagtgagactccatctaaaaaataataataataaaaagtattttgaaattaattgcGGTCAATGGAATTCTACTCTTTGGAATCTGTTTAGCTAAATGAATGTAGTGCTCTTGTTGAATGGAAATAGGTGATAGGAAATGCCTACCATTTGACTCTTTATGGATAATCAAGAGTTGCTCAGAATGCCTGGACCTGGGGGTAGATTCTCATTCATCATTGCCCTGGCACATGTCAATTACTACGTAAAAAGTCAAATACAATGTCAAATCCAAAGCCTCAAGAGGAAAGTGAGTTCAGTTCCCAAGAGAACAGCGATAGCTCAACTTCATCTAGAGTATATCAGCATTAAATTAGTGCTGTCGAAACAATACATTGAGGAATTACAGTAACACCTGGAAGTTCCTTCTAATgtacatataaatagaatcatggaAGCTTTTTATATTACCTGTTTTATGACCTTATAGAATTAATGAACCAAATGAAAACTGAATCTCCATTCCACAATCACATCCTTTATTACTATTCTTATTTTCAAGGTAGAATTAAGTGTCCATATTTCTTAAACCACATTCAAGGAAATCATGTCTTAAGCTATTTTGGATGTTGCCTCTCCTTCATCTTGTACATGAAACACCAGCAGATTTAACATTGGCATCTATCATCTAGTCAAACCTCTCACATGTTCTTCAAGCAGATCAAATTTGGGATTCTCAACATTTTCTGCGTCAATAAAAGGTGTGGAATTAGTAGATTCAATGAAGACCTGTTTTTCCTTGCCAAGACGCCATTTGGATTGGGTTTAGAAGATGGGGAAGTTTAGAAGATGTTTCTTGGCCTGAGTCTCTTAACAGTAGAGATGTAGAAGAGAGAGTGAGACCACGAAGAGACTGGCTGTTGACTGCAGGGCACCACCAACCGCCTTGGTGGTGGTATTAGGTGGATTTGGGGTAGTCGAAGTATTCGGGGAGGAGGTACTTGAAAGTGGTGTAAAAGTCGTTGCAGTGGAATacatctaaaatacataaaaagttacatggataaatttcCACATCACAGCTACCTCCGCATActctaatataaaattaaagtagGTGATATATTCTTAGATTGCTCTCTTACCATTGTTCTCTTACCCAACATCATTAAATTCTAAATTCTTGCTCAGCCCACCAAGGTCATTCTCTTTAGTTTCAAAACAAACTACCTAGAGATGCTTCAAAAATGCCAAgtggcaacaagaacaaaaaagttATTCAATAACTATAActcctgtttttatttctttgcaaagGAAAAAAGGACCAAGTTAACTAATTCGGTTTCCGAGATTATATTGACTTAATGGCATTGCAATAAGGTCTATTTTCGCAGAAAGGGAGAGATTTTAAAGTTGCACAAAAAAATggggatttttaaatattgtaactGAGACTTACGGAACTAGAATTAACTGGGTCAGTGTCTATCCTGGATTTGCTAGGTAACTTTCACATACTCATTTAATACAGCCTTGGAAATTTAGCCTTTTCCTTAAGGGGGGAACTGCAGTCTTATCTTCTCCCTCgaaatttgaaataattcttCTAAAAAATGGCCACAATATTTGTGttaaattgaaagagaaaatgagtatTTCCTTTAAGGCAGAATGACTTCAAGAAAACACCATGAGGTCGGAACGATTTCACAAAAGACAACGAGAGGGTATGGTGTTAAGTTTCACCAGCAGCAGCCTCACTGGTCACTAAGCTCAGTGCTGTGGCCAAGAACCAAGGTTCTCCCAGTGTCCCAGCGTCTGAGTGGCATCATTCACCACTGATTTTTCAAGCCACGAAATGCACAGTCCAGTAGGGCACGTGATAATCTCTCCTTTGTCATGGAACAAAGGCAGATCGGAGTTTTCAGCCCTCACTGCAAGGGAGGGTTTACAAGGGCTTCTGATTACAGGCGGGAGGGAGGACGTGGCACCAGGCAAGAGTCTGGGCCCCATGTACATTTGGCTGCCTATTAATCCAAAGATAAAGCCCTTCCTACATCAGCACCAGCTCCTTTTGTTGTAAAATCCATAAggtcattaaacaaatattgacTAAAGAAATGTACAAATTCTATCCAAAATAGATtagtgacaacaacaaaaaaatctgtatcaagtccaatttatttattgggcacctactgtgtgcaagatTTAGTGTGTCCCATCAGGAAACGGCActcccaataaagaaaagcattAATATGGTAATTTACTTAAAACAGGGTGCCTGTTTTGGACACCTTGTTTGGGCTCCCTGAAAGTAACCTGTTCTTTATTCATACAATTAGTTTTAGTGCAGCaggtgatattttctttttaaaacccgGTGTATCAATCTGAGGATCTAAAGATCCTCTAcaccaacaaaaatttattaaactGACACTTaacaaaattttctctcccaagCTAGATTTATTCGCATTATTAAAACTTCTCACTTACAATGTTGGAGGAAAAAATCTGGTCGGAGAGAAGATGGGGCGGGGAGTCGAGGGGGCCGGTTTCTCGCGGCCGCGCCCCTCCCCCATCAAAGAATTGAGGAGGGCTCGGGAGCGCAGCGGACTGGGAGGAAGACAATAGGGTACGGTTACCCGGCCCGCGGTGGGGAAGAGCGCTCCACATTTTCAGGCTGCACTCCCAGGTGAGCCTAGACGTTCGATGTCTGGGGACGGAGGGCCCAGCGCGCCCAACTTTTGGGGGAGAAGCCCCAGAGACAGTTCTCTATTAACCCCAACCGAAGGCGCTGGAGAGCCGTCACTCCCATCCCCCAAACCCGAACTCCCCCGGACAAACGTACCTTCTTAGCCCCTGCCCCCGCTAGGGTCTCCCAGGCCCAGCCCCCGGTCTCCCTCGCCGGCACCGTGCATCCATCCACCCACGAGGCAGCGCTGCGCGGTCCCCGGTACCAGCACCCGAGGCGAGATTCCCCGGATAGAGGGTCTAGGGAGAAGGCGCTGGTAGCGGCGACCCGGACAAAGCCTGGCGGGGACTCGGGACAGAATCGTCCCACCATGCCGCCTCCCCAGAACTAGCCAATCTGGGCTAAAATAACATGGGGATCCTAAGATGACAAGCAATGGACGTGAAAGATTGCCTCGCAGAGAGCGCAGCGTCAGGAGAGGGTCCCCGCCTCGGCTCCAGCGCCGAACCTCCCGGGACTGGGATTTAAAAAGAGCCGGATAGCCGTAGCTTCTCCGGGATCCCCAGTCCAACTCCGAGGGTGGAGGATGGGCGTAAGCCGCCCTCCCCGAAAGGGACGTCGCCTCTCTTTGTGTAGAGCTCGGGGAGCGCGAAGACACTCGTAGGGGGAAGCGGGTCCTCAGGGGACCCAGGGACGACGTCGCCCGGGAGCCTGAGCTCTCCAGGCGCTAATCCCTACGGGCACCTCGGGCCTCTGGGTGAAAGTGGCAAGCAGGCACCTGGCCGCCTGGGAAGGGACAGCGTGGAACCTGGGGTGGGGCAGAGTCCTCTCAGCCCGCGCGCGGAGCTGCATTGTTCCCAGGGccgtgggaggggagggggcagcaAGCAAGGGAGTGGAAAAATGGGGTCCACATGGCCCTCTACCCTGGTCAGCTAAGCAAGATTCTCTCCCAGTCCCTGTCCGTGGCCCGAAGTAGGGGCGCAGGACAGCCCCCCGGGACCTGGTCCatctcccccgcccccaccccgggCACGGCCCTGAGCCCCGCCGGGCGCCAGGGCCTCACCTGCGTGGGTAGGAGCagtgccagcagcagcagccccagcccGAGTCTGGCCACCATTGCTCTGCCCATGTCCCCTCCGTCGGTGCGCTGCGCGTCTCGCTGGATGCCGGGTGCCTGATGAACCTCTGGCTCCGGGCGGGCGCAGGCAAGGTGGGGAGCGCGGCGAGCCGGCGGGACCTTATATACCAGGACAGCCACAATAGCCGTGACGTGGCGCCGCCCGCCCACCCCGGCTCCCCtccgccgccgcccgccgcctCCCAGCCTTCCCCGCCCTGCTCTGGGCTCCCCAGCGCCCCCTCccccgccgccgccaccgccgccgccggtCCGGCCCGCGAGGGAGCTCCCCGGGCGGGCGCCGCCGCAGGTGGGCGGGCGCCGCCGGCTGCCTGTTACCCGGCTGGTTTCCCCGCGCCGGCTGCGGGCAGCGGGCAGGCTGGCACAGGTGCCCAGCGACTCCACACAGGACCCGGGGCACACACGCGAGCCACACACGCCGCGCTGGGGGCCGGGCCCAAGTTTCCTTTGTTTCCCGGGACCTGCCATCTTACCCCCCAAAAGAAAAGTCCGCGCGTCCGCCGCGGCGGGGCAGCAGCTGGTCCTGGAGCAAGTGCGTTGCCACCCAGACTGCAAAATGTGCCCCGGAGACCCGAGAGGGGCTGCGAATTCCAGTGCGACCCGCGTGGGGGGCGGGCGCCGGGGCTCCTCGGGCGGGGTTATCTCTCGGCCCGCCGCAGAGGAAAGGGGAACGCAGCGGGCGTGGCGGGGACGCGGGCCGGACACTCACCCTGGCAGACTGGACCCGGGCGCCGCCTAGCGCGAACCCTTCCCTGCTGGTCGGCGGGGCTCGCAGGCGGTGCCCGGGTCCGGAGCGATCTGCGCGCTCGGCCCCGCGGCCGCGCCCTCCCCGAAGCCCTTGCTTTGTTTTGTGAGCGCCTCGTGTCAGGCAGGCGCAGCGAGCTCACGGGGGCGTCCCGGGTCCGCATCCTCCCGGGAGCTGGGGAGCCTCTCGCTGGGCGCGGACCCCCTGCCGGACGCTGCAAACTACAGGGTTTCGGTCCCCCCGGCTCCTGCCTGCGGCGGGCTAGGAGGAGACGGCCCACCCTGAGGGGATCCCCTCCCCGGCCCTGAAGCCCCCACCGCCCACCCCGAGCGGCTCTGCTCCCTGGTTCTACTCAGGGGGCAGGAGCCTCCCCTCCTGGCGGTACCACTACAATTCACCGTCCCTCTCGAATTCCTGGGGATACACTTTTTCGGTCTCTGTTGCCCGTCATTCGTTTAAAGAGCAAAACCGTTCGGGTTAAAGGCATTTACTTATCCGTAGTTGCCATTAGGCAATTTAATGAACTGGCACAAAGAGGAGATTCGTCATCACTCTTTAGATTTTGGTGGAATACCTTTTTCCTATCCATCTTGTGAAAACTTTCAAGTACACAATAAAAGTTGAAGTAATTTTACTGGTGGAGTATTTtgagtttaaattttaattgcaaGACTTAATCTTTTTATTGAAGGTTTAGCCCAAGTGTTTTTCAATCTTTAAAGCAAACAGCAGAGACCAAACCTAGTATggttgaaaatttgtttaaatttcactGTTGCAGAACACTCTCGTTAGTATTTTTGGTTCAATTTTTAATTGCAAGACTTGATCTTTTTATTTAAGGTTTAGCCCAAGCATTTTTCAGTCTTTAAAGCAAACCACAGAGTAGGAAGattctaaatttgtttaaatttcactttttcaGAACAGTCTCATTAAAACAAAGTAAGTTTCAGGGGAGCAAAGCGATAATGAAATCTGCAATGGGTCTGTTGACTGAATAGTGACTGAATCGGTTTGTGCCTTGAAGGTCAGTCACTTTAGCTCAGTAACTTTCCAAGCACGTTTAAGATGTGCTTGGAAACACAAGAATTTCTGTCGAGCACAAGTGGACTTTCCTGTTTAACAGTGTACCACATTATATAGAAATactttggccgggcgtggtggctcacgcctgtaattccagcagtttaggaggctgaggctggcggatcacctgaggtcaggagttcgagacaaacctgaccaacatggtgaaaccctgtctctactaaaaatacaaaattagccatgcatggttgCTCataccttgtaatcccagctacttgggaggctgaggcaggagaatagcttgaacctgagaggtggaggttgcagtgagcagagatcaggccattgcactccagcctgggcaacaagagcaaaactctgaatgaatgaaagaaagagagagagaggaagggagggagggaaggagggagggaggggagggaaggaagaaaaagaaaaggaagaaagaaagaataaatactcTGGTCCAGCTTCTCCATTCCTTTTCCGGGTGAAAATATGGACTGTTTGTGACTCAGGAATGCCGGGTTCCAAGGCAGGGAGCATAGTATGTCCTCCACAAGCTGCTTGTTGAACTAACTGGTGGTATTCCTAGAATAAGACAGCCTCTAAAGACCGACTACCAGAGTTCAAACCGTGGCTCTGCTAATTTTGCTGGAGACAAAaagcctcagttccttcatctataaaatggagataataacatcATTAGTAATTAGTTATTAAAGAGTtattgtatatgtaaatattagaaTACTGCCTGCCTCAGAGTAGTAGCTCTCACTTAATATTTACTCTTCCACTGAAGGTGCCAGGAACCAGAAGGTAATTACCTTCTCTGCCCCTGTGTAATACGTGAAAGAATATCAGTCTCCAAATAATTCCCAAAACTGGCAAGGCACTTGGGATCTGTGCTTTGTGAACCATTTCATCACCAGCTAATGAGACTGCATAATTCACAGAGCAAAGCCCTTCACCTCTGCCCAGGAGCTCCCCCTGGGCATCCTACTGGAGGTGTTGCCCAGGTCTTTGACAACTGGAGGCCCAACCCAGGTAAGAAACTTCTCTACAGGTCTCCACCCTACCCTGTTTCCTGTACAGCTAGAAACTCAAGAAAACTGCCTGATTTTTCCTTTGCAGTTCTTTTGGTTTGTGATTCTTTCTTCCTATTATTCATCCGCTTCTCCTGGTTTTTCGTCGTTTTTTTGCTAATAAAAACTGagtcatggctgggcgcggtggctcacgcctataatcccagcactttgggaggccgagatgggcagatcacacggtcaggagatcgagaccatcctagctaacatgatgaaaccctgtctctactaaaaatacaaaaaattagctgggcatggtggcacacacctgtagtcccagttactcaggaggcagagaggtaggagaatcgcttgaacccaggaggcggaggttgcagtgagccgagattgcgccactgtactccagcctgggcaacagagagagactctgtctcaaaaaaaaaacttagccagtaATAACTCATGCCGCTAAACCAAATTGAGACTCTTACCAGTTATCCTGAACTTTTCATTGAGACACATGGCCAATTTCCATTTTGTAGAGAAAGTGTGGCATAGAATGATTTTGAAACAGATTGATTGCATAAATTGATGTATGTGTGGAAAGTTATAACTTTCAGTTTTCATAGCTTTCATGAGATAGTATGAAAAACTCCCTCATTTGATGCTGGTTCTCTTCTGAGGAATACTGAGGGAGGAGCAATgcttacaatttcttttttttttttttttttattttggagacaaagtctcgctcttgtttcccaggctgtagtgcagtggcacaaacttggctcactgcagcctctgtctcctgggttcaagcgattctcctgcctcagcctcctgagtagctgggattacaggcacctcccaccacgcctggctaatttttgtatttttttagtagagacggagtttcaccatgttggccaggctggtctcgaacttctggcctcaggtgatccgcctgcctcagcctcccaaagtgctgggattacatgcgtgagccaccgtgcctggacaatGCCTACAATTTCTAAGTGCAGACCTCAGACCAGACTGGCATAGCACATGGTAGATTCTCGGGtcagacctggatttgaatcctgcaccaccactttctctttttttttttcagacagggtctcactccgttacccaggatggagtgcagtggctcactgcaaccttcacctccctggttcaagccattctcctgtcttagcctcccaagaggCTATGTCTTATCTACCCAatacccactgcacctggcatgcAATCAGTATTTGCTGGTTGAATGGACTAATATTAAGGAAACAGGTTCATTTGctttttaaggtaaaataataaaTCCTGTTTCTAGAGGAACAGAAGACGCAGCGGTTAACTAGTTGACATTTTTAGCACTTTTTGGCAAAATAGGTATGAAATATAATGTGAATCCAATAAAGGTGTTCCTTCTGTGCTTTATAGCACAAATAGGGGCTGGAATaaccaaatatttaatttaaattctgtTCTACAACATGATGCTATTCTTAGTTGTGTTCAcaataccctttttttttttttttgagatggagtctcgctctgtcgcccaggctgtagtgcagtggtgtgatctgggctcactgcaacctttgccttccgagttcaagtgattctcctgcctcagcctcctgagtagctgggactacaggtgcatgccaccacacccggctaatttttgtatctttagtagagggagttccaccatgttggtcaggctggtctggaacgcctgacttcgtgatctgcccacctcggcctcccaaagtgctgggatttgggcgtgagccactgcacccagccctcttaCTCCCTCTTAATTCTGTGCCACCCTGCACTTGGTTGGCACTGAATATTTCCATTTATCCTGGTCTTTTAGTCGAGCTTTGTGCTTCACTGCCAACCATGAGAAGGCAGTAAAGGTAACAAAGTGAGTTTGCATTTCTGACTGATGAGGTCCTAGGTCCAGTAGCTGCAGCATGTTGAATGTTGGTGGCGTCCCAGCCGGACTCTCTGTGTGTACGTGCTGCCCCCTGCTGGCCACTGGGACCCTACGGGCTCACTGTCAGGAAGACAAAAACAACTCTTGTGCCGAATGTAAAAAGCCCTGCATTTTGGAATCCTTATAAAGCTAATAAACCACGATGATTTTCTTTGACTATTAGTTCCTTTTCCCCCCTGTAGAGTCACTCAAATTATCTTAAGCCTCATTGAGACCAGAAAACCAGTGTAAAGACAAAGAATTGTGACTGTATTCAGATGCAAATTGAATAATAGGATGCTTACCTCTAAGCATCCTGTggtgtttgaaataaaataaagaagcaacTCTTAATCTCTTTGGTCAGAATTTAAATTCGGTGTCTCCCttgtgttggcaaggatgtaagAAAAATCTTTCTCATCGATGCTGTGGGATTATGGAAAGGAATTTCATATATCTCAGtattaaaaatgcacattctcCTTATTTTAAGGATTTAAcctggccgagcacagtggctcacacctgtaatcctagcactttgggagggtgaggcgggcagatcacctgaggtcaggagttcaagaccagcctggccaacatggtgaaaccctgtctctactaaaaatacaaaaattagccaggcatggtggcagatgcctgtaatcccagctacttgggagactgagacaggagaattgcttgaacccaagaggcagaggttgcagtgggccaagatcgtgccactgcactccagcctgggtgacagagatgagactccatctcaaaaaaaaaaaaaaaaaaaaagaatttaacctACAGATAAACTTCTACAAATGCAGAATAACGTATGTTCAGGGATTTGTTGCAGCACAGTTATATCATGAAATATTatgaagtcattaaaaataaaggaacataATCTATACTAGAGGGGAAATCCAAGATAAATTCTTTagtgaaaaaagcaagatacATAGCAGTGTGTACAGTACGGTACTTTGtgtttaaaaaaccaaaactggccggggtggctcacacctgtaatcccagcactttaggaggctgaggcaggaggattgctagacctcaggagtctgaggcggcAGTGACCTAAggtggtaccactgcactctggcctgggcacagaacgagatcttgtctcaaaaaataaataaatattaaattttaagaataaaaaacaaagacagaagcctgacagagaaaatatttccaaagagaTACACAAGAAATTGTCTTGGCCACTGAGGAGAGAAACTGTGTGGCCAGGGCAGAAGAGAATGAGATGTGTTTTCGATTACATTAGCTTGTACCATCACTCATTCAcaaataaagtaatttaaataagttaataagtCAAGATATTCTGTGGCCTTTACTTTCCCAACTCCCACAAAGCAAATAGGTGGAAAGGAACTCTGCCCAGCCCCCGGGGCCTCAGAATCGCCCTCCTTCCATCACTGGCGAGTTCTCAAGCAGAAATTTGAGTTTGCCTCAATTCATCCATCCTATGACAACTGTGAGACCAAATTCTCTCAGTCCAGatggcacacacaaaaaatctttcagtagaagtgaagaaaaatgaagaaccCAGCTGCAGAAAAAATCATGAGAAATCATTTGGCATTGCATCAGTTTCCACATTTTGTTCTTCCTTCCGGAGCCTCAAGTTATAAAGTCTATGGGGGAAGAAAGCTTCTGGTGGGCAGAGTTTGCCTCAGAGAATGGCCTGAGCTGGGTGGGCTCATCCCATAAAAAGGACCTTTTTAAGACCCCCCTTCCACCCCTGTGCAGGAGGCAGAGTCTAGGCCTAATTGGGGTAATTAAGTTCTAGCAGAAGTGAAATCCCACTTCTACCTCCTAGAAAAGAGTCTTCAGACCACAGAAGTGCTACATCATTTGCCATTTGCAGGCAGACCCTGAATGATTCTTTGCTGGGAAATAATGAAATTGGAAGAGTGGgaaagtatatgtatattttatacccatatacttttttttttttaaatggagtctcactctgtcatccagactggagtgcagtggctcgatctcgggtcactgcaacctccgcctcccaggttcaagcagttctcctgcctctgcctactgagtagctgggactaccggcgcatgccaccaccatgcccggctcacacccggctaattttttttttttttttttgtatttttagtagggacggggtttcatcgtgttagccaggatggtctctaactgctgacctcatgatccacccgcctcggcctcccaaagtgccgggattacaggcttgagccaccgtgccaggcctcaCAATGGTATACTTAATGAAATGTTACATTGAACTTGAAACAGGGATCACATTTTCAGACTTCGTGAAATCCTTTCTAAATCTGTTAACATACTTGTTCCAAGATTCCACTCAATAATATCTAAAGCAGATGCTGGCTGACATCTCATTCAATATAGTTTTAAGATGTCACTCTGAGGAAAAAGCATTCTGTAATAGTCAGCCAATAAAAGGAGAGCACATGAATTTAATTAGCTAGGTTGAATAAGGACTTCTCTGTTGTGAACCACGTATTTGTATGTAGATCTcagagttaaaaaagaaaaaacttggccaggcatggtgactcacgcctctaatcccagcactttgggaggccaaggcaaggaggagcactggaggccaggaatttgagaccagccttgggaacatagcaagaccctgtctccacttttataaaaga contains:
- the CD24 gene encoding signal transducer CD24 isoform X2 is translated as MVGRFCPESPPGFVRVAATSAFSLDPLSGESRLGCWYRGPRSAASWVDGCTVPARETGGWAWETLAGAGAKKMYSTATTFTPLSSTSSPNTSTTPNPPNTTTKAVGGALQSTASLFVVSLSLLHLYC
- the CD24 gene encoding signal transducer CD24 isoform X1, producing MGRAMVARLGLGLLLLALLLPTQMYSTATTFTPLSSTSSPNTSTTPNPPNTTTKAVGGALQSTASLFVVSLSLLHLYC